A window of the Magnolia sinica isolate HGM2019 unplaced genomic scaffold, MsV1 ctg169, whole genome shotgun sequence genome harbors these coding sequences:
- the LOC131236066 gene encoding monofunctional riboflavin biosynthesis protein RIBA 3, chloroplastic-like, giving the protein MSDGAHASFSGIAINFRCPCFILTVRIEQSPISELCFDQNSSTEQSAVCARLCSFSIWYDQLTLFFNVTLVKSSEGNTLSILAIVGAINDLMRYLRKCFLCSIELPKLGDAINEQRVALHSSLEKCLVQLANKFVIAVDDENGDEEGDLIMIASLASSQALAFMIRHGSGIVSVGMKQEDLERLSLPLMSTGSENEDPSAAAYTVTVDLKTGASTGVSASDRAKTILALSSPDSKLQDFRRPGHVFPLKYRNGGVLRRAGHTKASVDLVSLAGLRPISVLSAILDAEDGSMARLPALRKIAKENSIPIISILDLIRILGDIPCLPGYLHLPSRACNTDKREVFRHVQALLLLDVEDGLMVTHGNDAPIREKIVTWKGTLLNVEGYVIQ; this is encoded by the exons atgtctgatg GTGCCCATGCTTCATTTTCAGGTATTGCAATTAATTTTAGGTGCCCATGCTTCATTTTAACTGTTAG GATTGAGCAATCTCCTATCTCTGAACTTTGTTTTGATCAAAACAGCAGTACTGAACAATCTGctgtttgtgcaagactttgttCTTTTTCGATATG GTATGACCAGCTAACTCTCTTCTTCAATGTAACACTTGTAAAATCTTCAGAAGGAAATACACTATCCATTCTTG CTATAGTTGGTGCAATAAATGACCTGATGAGATACTTGCGCAAATGCTTCCTGTGCTCCATTGAATTACCAAAATTGGGAGATGCCATAAATGAGCAAAGGGTTGCTCTACATTCTTCTCTAGAGAAGTGCCTTGTACAGCTAGCAAATAAG TTTGTGATTGCTGTAGATGATGAAAATGGTGATGAAGAAGGAGATCTTATCATGATAGCATCTCTTGCAAGTTCTCAGGCTCTGGCTTTTATGATTAGGCATGGCTCAGGAATTGTATCTGTTGGGATGAAGCAAGAGGATCTGGAGAGGCTGAGCCTTCCTTTGATGTCAACTGGCAGTGAGAATGAGGATCCATCCGCCGCAGCTTACACAGTGACAGTG GATTTGAAAACCGGGGCATCTACTGGAGTGTCAGCCTCGGATAGGGCGAAGACTATTCTTGCTCTTTCGTCTCCAGATTCTAAGCTGCAAGATTTCAGAAGACCAGGCCATGTATTTCCACTCAAGTATAGAAATGGTGGTGTTCTAAGGAGAGCTGGTCACACTAAAGCTTCAGTGGATTTAGTTTCACTTGCTGGCTTGCGGCCTATATCTGTTCTTTCTGCAATTCTTGATGCTGAGGATGGCTCTATGGCCCGATTACCCGCTTTAAGAAAGATAGCCAAGGAGAATAGCATACCAATCATCTCAATCTTGGATCTCATCCG GATTTTGGGGGACATTCCCTGTCTTCCAGGCTATCTTCACCTTCCCTCAAGAGCGTGCAATACTGACAAAAGAGAGGTCTTCAGGCATGTACAGGCTCTCCTCTTACTTGATGTGGAGGATG GATTGATGGTAACTCATGGAAATGATGCTCCGATCCGAGAGAAAATAGTCACGTGGAAGGGGACCTTACTGaatgtggaaggctatgtg ATTCAATga